TCCAAATCAGGGCACTGACGATACCAAAGACAGTGATGCTGACAAGACCACAGGCACGACTCAGAGCGTGACAGTAGTATCCGGAGAAGAGAACAAGACGCTTGATGCGGGATACTTCAAACCTGCTAAATTGGGCGACTATGTATGGGAAGATAAGAACTACAATGGCGTACAGGATTCAGGCGAGGCCCGATACAGGGAGTAGTGGTTAAATTGCTGGATGGAGCGGGTCAGCCTGCGAAAGATGCAGACGGCAATGTAGTAGCCAGTACGACGACCGATGCTACGGGTAAATATCAGTTCAGTAACCTGAAACCGGGAGTACAATATGTGGTAGAATTCACCAAACCATCGGGTTATGAGCCAACCGCTCAGGACAAAGGTGGGGATGATACCAAAGACAGTGATGCCAATACGACTACGGGTAAATCACAGACAGTGGTATTGGAATCAGGAGAGAACAATCCAACGATAGATGCGGGATACTTCAAACCAGCGACTATAGGAGACTTCGTATTTGAAGATAAGAATGGAAATGGAATTCAGGATCCAACCGAGCCTGGTATTGCAGGAGTAACCGTGAAGTTGAACGGCAGTGACGGACAGGGCAACCCTGTTACGTTGACAACGACGACAGATGCGACAGGTAAATATGAATTCACGAATGTGAAACCTGGTACCTATACAGTTACGTTCACCAAACCTGCAGATTATACAACGACGGATCCAAATCAGGGCACTGACGATACCAAAGACAGTGATGCTGACAAGACCACAGGCACGACCCAGAGCGTGACAGTAGTATCCGGAGAAGAGAACAAGACGCTTGATGCGGGATACTTCAAACCTGCTAAATTGGGCGACTATGTGGAAGATAAGAACTACAATGGCGTACAGGATTCAGGCGAGAGCCCGATACAGGGAGTAGTGGTTAAATTGCTGGATGGAGCGGGTCAGCCTGCGAAAGATGCAGACGGCAATGTAGTAGCCAGTACGACGACCGATGCTACGGGTAAATATCAGTTCAGTAACCTGAAACCGGGAGTACAATATGTGGTAGAATTCACCAAACCATCGGGTTATGAGCCAACCGCTCAGGACAAAGGTGGGGATGATACCAAAGACAGTGATGCCAATACTACTACAGGCAAATCACAGACAGTGGTATTGGAATAACGATAGATGCGGGATACTTCAAACCAGCGACTATAGGAGACTTCGTATTTGAAGATAAGAATGGAAATGGAATTCAGGATCCAACCGAGCCTGGCATTGCAGGAGTAACCGTGAAGTTGAACGGCAGCGACGGACAGGGCAACCCCTGTTACGTTGACAACGACGACAGATGCGACAGGTAAATATGAATTCACGAATGTGAAACCTGGTACCTATACAGTTACGTTCACCAAGCCTGCAGATTATACAACGACGGATCCAAATCAGGGCACTGACGATACCAAAGACAGTGATGCTGACAAGACCACAGGCACGACTCAGAGCGTGACAGTAGTATCCGGAGAAGAGAACAAGACGCTTGATGCGGGATACTTCAAACCTGCTAAATTGGGCGACTATGTATGGGAAGATAAGAACTACAATGGCGTACAGGATTCAGGCGAGAGCCCGATACAGGGAGTAGTGGTTAAATTGCTGGATG
The sequence above is a segment of the Cytophagaceae bacterium genome. Coding sequences within it:
- a CDS encoding carboxypeptidase regulatory-like domain-containing protein; this encodes MVKLLDGAGQPAKDADGNVVASTTTDATGKYQFSNLKPGVQYVVEFTKPSGYEPTAQDKGGDDTKDSDANTTTGKSQTVVLESGENNPTIDAGYFKPATIGDFVFEDKNGNGIQDPTEPGIAGVTVKLNGSDGQGNPVTLTTTTDATGKYEFTNVKPGTYTVTFTKPADYTTTDPNQGTDDTKDSDADKTTGTTQSVTVVSGEENKTLDAGYFKPAKLGDYVEDKNYNGVQDSGESPIQGVVVKLLDGAGQPAKDADGNVVASTTTDATGKYQFSNLKPGVQYVVEFTKPSGYEPTAQDKGGDDTKDSDANTTTGKSQTVVLE